From the Oryza glaberrima chromosome 5, OglaRS2, whole genome shotgun sequence genome, one window contains:
- the LOC127773681 gene encoding basic leucine zipper 23-like: protein MDDVPSQLLFSHPEVPDSFDDFLNNITTCTHTHTCNPPGPSATMHTHTCLHTHTQVFASGSGEDDIKEDLTKTRRPLGNREAVRKYREKKKAHAAFLEEEVKKLRAANQQLLKRLQGHAALEAEVIRLRSILLDVRGKIDMEIGTFPYQKPCSVGSVACTDPGMCFNGNSEIGGVWEECSRPVGADRMIDKDGSMSQEIDIPGPVHSISMDVVGSLVTSASLSE, encoded by the coding sequence ATGGACGATGTCCCAAGTCAATTGCTCTTCTCCCATCCGGAGGTGCCTGATAGCTTCGATGATTTCTTGAACAACATCACAACCTGCACCCACACCCACACCTGCAATCCTCCTGGTCCGTCGGCAACCATGCACACCCACACATGCTTGCACACGCACACCCAGGTCTTCGCCTCCGGCAGTGGCGAAGATGACATCAAGGAGGACCTGACGAAGACCCGGAGACCGCTGGGGAACAGGGAAGCCGTGCGCAAGTATcgggagaagaagaaggcgcATGCGGCTTTCTTGGAGGAGGAGGTCAAGAAGCTCCGCGCCGCCAATCAGCAGCTGCTGAAGCGATTGCAGGGCCATGCTGCGCTCGAGGCTGAGGTGATCAGGTTAAGGAGCATCCTACTCGATGTCCGGGGCAAGATTGATATGGAGATCGGCACATTCCCTTACCAGAAGCCGTGCAGTGTTGGCTCTGTGGCATGCACTGATCCAGGTATGTGCTTCAATGGCAATTCTGAGATTGGAGGGGTCTGGGAGGAGTGCTCTAGACCAGTGGGTGCAGATCGCATGATCGACAAAGATGGTAGCATGTCACAGGAAATTGATATCCCAGGACCAGTGCATTCCATTTCCATGGATGTTGTCGGAAGCTTGGTGACTTCTGCTTCTCTATCTGAGTGA